In Pyxicephalus adspersus chromosome 12, UCB_Pads_2.0, whole genome shotgun sequence, a genomic segment contains:
- the FCER1G gene encoding high affinity immunoglobulin epsilon receptor subunit gamma: MNEPEICYILDAILFVYGIILTALYCHLKIKTSREKKKKPGSLYEALSYPEKQIYSEIGKGEEATEMKKEGVYTGLGPTEKTTYETLRGQK, encoded by the exons ATGAATGAGCCTGAGATCTGCTACATCCTCGATGCCATTCTCTTTGTGTATGGAATCATACTCACCGCTCTCTACTGCCACCTGAAG ATTAAAACCTccagagagaagaagaagaaaccgGGATCTTTGTATGAG GCCCTCAGCTACCCTGAAAAGCAGATCTACAGCGAGATCGGGAAGGGAGAAGAAGCCACCGAGATGAAG AAAGAAGGAGTTTATACT GGTTTGGGCCCTACAGAGAAGACAACTTACGAGACTCTGAGGGGACAGAAGTGA